One Mugil cephalus isolate CIBA_MC_2020 chromosome 10, CIBA_Mcephalus_1.1, whole genome shotgun sequence genomic window carries:
- the rps13 gene encoding 40S ribosomal protein S13 has translation MGRMHAPGKGLSQSALPYRRSVPTWLKLTSDDVKEQIFKLAKKGLTPSQIGVILRDSHGVAQVRFVTGNKILRILKSKGLAPDLPEDLYHLIKKAVAVRKHLERNRKDKDAKFRLILIESRIHRLARYYKTKRVLAPNWKYESSTASALVA, from the exons ATGGGTCGCATGCACGCTCCCGG aAAGGGCTTGTCCCAGTCAGCTCTGCCTTACAGGCGCAGTGTTCCTACT TGGCTGAAGCTCACGTCTGATGATGTCAAAGAGCAGATCTTCAAGCTGGCCAAGAAGGGCCTGACTCCCTCTCAGATTG GTGTGATTCTGAGGGACTCCCATGGTGTGGCCCAGGTACGTTTCGTCACTGGCAACAAAATCCTGAGGATCCTCAAGTCCAAGGGTCTGGCCCCTGACCTGCCCGAGGATCTCTACCACCTCATCAAGAAGGCTGTGGCGGTCAGGAAGCACttggagagaaacagaaag GACAAGGATGCCAAGTTCCGCCTGATTCTCATTGAGAGCAGGATCCACAGGTTGGCCCGTTACTACAAGACCAAGAGAGTACTGGCCCCCAACTGGAAGTA TGAGTCCTCTACAGCCTCTGCTCTGGTGGCATAA
- the ppp1r15b gene encoding protein phosphatase 1 regulatory subunit 15B, which translates to MATIDSSDKGSERAAMERFGSGGMALLPWTKQMLTVLWEQLRLLVQVIYYTFVSVFQMFRFEVHVRITDETGQHIQHMTAAANPTESFLFSSLFDGDNGVMVGGSNPLSNFCADVGDPFAGKSTAEALLSSLRADDLCCGLVDDLVSRTAGNEEAIFLGHQSGWQMGFPGDWNIFVSSSDSSGSNDACHKGSERVFQQEFSKEGAFKQDTSEEERSCHWSSEEDQNVVEFESEESKALWESLSKSSDPYNPFFFSACISTNANMGKSQSEVRDSSDTDLTSASKASEEMLGPQGLNIWVSRSDSESSWSSWASSDGSTPDIDREESERLWDFFSCPEDPYNPMCFTACKVSDATPQNAASSERRASLPPPPSKSDTDTEEKESSFPPSSEDDEEEQLWKSLCQKDDPYHPLNFQACLQSTPTKGPDALDVRPPPTKTKKRAKAARKSRAVTGPSLQERKSERHSHPHKTLVPWKRPGQTPHSPPEDRKEKTSSTLKKVRFSPVVQLHVMRTWPFARQASRKGPWEEMARDRDRFQRRVRETEQAIGHCFTQSHRDKIRARLDGALK; encoded by the exons atggctacGATTGATAGTTCCGATAAGGGCTCCGAGCGGGCGGCGATGGAGAGGTTCGGCAGCGGGGGAATGGCGCTCCTTCCTTGGACCAAACAGATGCTCACCGTACTGTGGGAACAGCTTCGGCTGCTGGTTCAAGTCATTTACTACACTTTTGTGTCgg ttttccAGATGTTCAGGTTTGAGGTTCATGTGAGAATCACGGACGAGACAGGTCAACACATCCAGCACATGACCGCGGCAGCAAACCCGACCGAGtccttcctgttctcctccCTGTTCGACGGAGACAACGGCGTCATGGTCGGCGGTTCAAATCCCCTCTCCAACTTCTGCGCCGACGTCGGCGACCCCTTCGCGGGCAAGTCCACGGCCGAGGCCCTGCTCTCCAGCCTGCGCGCCGACGACCTGTGCTGCGGGCTCGTCGACGACCTCGTGTCCAGAACCGCTGGCAACGAGGAGGCCATCTTTCTCGGACACCAGTCCGGCTGGCAAATGGGCTTCCCCGGCGACTGGAACATCTTCGTGTCGAGCAGCGACAGTTCTGGTTCCAACGACGCCTGTCATAAAGGCAGCGAGAGAGTCTTCCAGCAGGAGTTTTCTAAGGAGGGCGCTTTCAAGCAGGACacttcagaggaggagaggagctgcCACTGGAGCAGCGAGGAAGACCAGAACGTAGTAGAATTCGAGAGCGAGGAAAGCAAGGCGCTTTGGGAGTCTCTGTCCAAATCTAGTGATCCTTACAAccccttctttttctctgcctGTATTTCAACCAACGCCAACATGGGGAAAAGTCAAAGTGAAGTGAGAGACAGCAGTGACACTGACCTTACATCAGCGAGTAAGGCCAGCGAGGAGATGTTGGGGCCTCAAGGCCTGAACATCTGGGTCAGCCGCTCCGACAGCgagagcagctggagcagctgggCCAGTTCGGACGGTTCGACCCCCGACATTGACAGAGAGGAAAGCGAGAGGCTCTGGGATTTCTTCAGCTGTCCCGAAGACCCCTACAATCCCATGTGCTTCACCGCGTGCAAAGTCAGCGACGCCACTCCGCAAAACGCCGCGTCCTCCGAACGGCGGGCCTCGCTCCCTCCGCCTCCGTCCAAGTCTGACACCGAcacggaggagaaggagagcagCTTTCCCCCTTCCTCCGAGGACGACGAAGAAGAGCAGCTGTGGAAGTCTCTTTGCCAAAAGGACGACCCGTACCACCCTCTGAACTTCCAGGCTTGCCTTCAGAGCACCCCGACGAAGGGCCCGGACGCCCTCGATGTCCGCCCGCCTCCCACAAAGACGAAGAAACGGGCGAAAGCAGCACGGAAGTCCAGAGCGGTCACCGGGCCCTCTCTTCAAGAGAGGAAGTCAGAGCGTCACTCCCACCCTCACAAAACACTGGTGCCCTGGAAGAGACCTGGACAAACACCTCACTCCCCCccagaggacaggaaggagaagACTAGCAGCACACTGAAAAAG GTGCGGTTTTCCCCTGTTGTCCAACTCCACGTGATGAGGACCTGGCCGTTCGCTCGGCAGGCGTCTCGCAAAGGGCCCTGGGAAGAAATGGCACGGGACCGCGACCGCTTCCAGAGGCGGGTCAGGGAGACGGAGCAGGCCATCGGCCACTGTTTCACCCAGTCCCACAGAGACAAGATCCGGGCGAGACTCGATGGTGCCTTGAAATAA